One Salmo trutta chromosome 12, fSalTru1.1, whole genome shotgun sequence genomic region harbors:
- the LOC115203674 gene encoding leucine-rich repeat-containing protein 28 isoform X1, protein MASELQEAICMAKQERHKNLFLNYRNLNNFPVEMLKDEGLQFLQRLYMKRNSLTTLPDNLAQKLPNLIELYLHSNNITYVPEAIGNLSRLQSLDLSDNALQVICPEIGRLRSLRHLRLANNQLKCLPPEIGALCDLETLDVSRNVLVCLPERLHQCLSLQCLTADRNNLTSFPRQLCQLHSLNELSMAANQLTSLPLDLGRSRELQFVFVDNNVHLKGLPSYLYNKVIGCSGCGLSGQVSDRAPQPLSLGDVSVHLSAEVKAIGSETERVGPLEELAMRALHSMYSGQPLRERSLLPPFLLPRSLLDLLQCPLGHCHRCSQPMFTIIYPKLFPLRETALAGVHRRTTSSSPPLVSWMNEGWTVGVLQS, encoded by the exons ATGGCGTCTGAGCTGCAGGAAGCGATCTGCATGGCGAAACAGGAGCGTCACAAGAACCTGTTCCTCAACTACAGGAACCTGAACAACTTCCCCGTGGAGATGCTGAAGGATGAAGGACTACAGTTCCTACAGAGACTTTATATGAAGAGGAACTCTCTCACCACGCTG CCGGATAATCTAGCACAGAAACTCCCCAACTTAATAGAGCT GTATCTGCATTCCAACAATATAACCTATGTTCCTGAAG CTATAGGTAACCTGTCCAGGCTGCAGTCTTTAGACCTGAGTGACAACGCTCTGCAAGTCATCTGTCCAGAGATCGGCAGGCTGAGGTCCCTACGACACCTGAGACTGGCCAACAACCAGCTGAAATGCCTGCCTCCAG agattGGAGCCCTGTGTGACCTAGAGACCCTGGATGTCAGTAGaaatgtgttggtgtgtctcccagAGCGGCTGCACCAGTGTCTGTCTCTCCAGTGTCTCACTGCTGACAGGAACAACCTGACCAGCTTCCCCAGACAGCTCTGCCAGCTCCACAGCCTCAACGAGCTCAGTATGGCTGCTAACCAACTCACCTCTCTACCCCTAG ATTTGGGTCGTTCCAGAGAGCTGCAGTTTGTGTTTGTTGACAACAACGTCCACCTCAAAGGCCTTCCTTCATACCTGTACAACAAGGTGATTGGCTGCAGCGG gtgtGGTCTGTCAGGGCAGGTGTCTGACCGGGCGCCCCAGCCTCTGTCTCTGGGAGatgtgtctgtccatctgtctgctgAAGTGAAGGCTATAGGCTCAGAGACAGAGCGAGTGGGCCCCCTGGAGGAGCTCGCCATGAGGGCCCTGCACAGCATGTACAGTGGACAGCCACTCAGAG agCGGAGTCTGCTGCCACCCTTCCTGTTACCCAGAAGCCTTCTGGACCTGCTCCAATGCCCCCTGGGACATTGTCACCGCTGCAGTCAGCCCATGTTTACCATCATATACCCCAAACTGTTCCCCCTCAGAGAGACCGCCCTGGCTGGGGTACACCGCAG aACCACA tCATCATCTCCTCCTCTGGTCTCCTGGATGAATGAAGGATGGACTGTGGGAGTCCTCCAGTCCTGA
- the LOC115203674 gene encoding leucine-rich repeat-containing protein 28 isoform X2, with protein MASELQEAICMAKQERHKNLFLNYRNLNNFPVEMLKDEGLQFLQRLYMKRNSLTTLPDNLAQKLPNLIELYLHSNNITYVPEAIGNLSRLQSLDLSDNALQVICPEIGRLRSLRHLRLANNQLKCLPPEIGALCDLETLDVSRNVLVCLPERLHQCLSLQCLTADRNNLTSFPRQLCQLHSLNELSMAANQLTSLPLDLGRSRELQFVFVDNNVHLKGLPSYLYNKVIGCSGCGLSGQVSDRAPQPLSLGDVSVHLSAEVKAIGSETERVGPLEELAMRALHSMYSGQPLRERSLLPPFLLPRSLLDLLQCPLGHCHRCSQPMFTIIYPKLFPLRETALAGVHRRTTVSFVAYCCSSQCVQTFDLQQ; from the exons ATGGCGTCTGAGCTGCAGGAAGCGATCTGCATGGCGAAACAGGAGCGTCACAAGAACCTGTTCCTCAACTACAGGAACCTGAACAACTTCCCCGTGGAGATGCTGAAGGATGAAGGACTACAGTTCCTACAGAGACTTTATATGAAGAGGAACTCTCTCACCACGCTG CCGGATAATCTAGCACAGAAACTCCCCAACTTAATAGAGCT GTATCTGCATTCCAACAATATAACCTATGTTCCTGAAG CTATAGGTAACCTGTCCAGGCTGCAGTCTTTAGACCTGAGTGACAACGCTCTGCAAGTCATCTGTCCAGAGATCGGCAGGCTGAGGTCCCTACGACACCTGAGACTGGCCAACAACCAGCTGAAATGCCTGCCTCCAG agattGGAGCCCTGTGTGACCTAGAGACCCTGGATGTCAGTAGaaatgtgttggtgtgtctcccagAGCGGCTGCACCAGTGTCTGTCTCTCCAGTGTCTCACTGCTGACAGGAACAACCTGACCAGCTTCCCCAGACAGCTCTGCCAGCTCCACAGCCTCAACGAGCTCAGTATGGCTGCTAACCAACTCACCTCTCTACCCCTAG ATTTGGGTCGTTCCAGAGAGCTGCAGTTTGTGTTTGTTGACAACAACGTCCACCTCAAAGGCCTTCCTTCATACCTGTACAACAAGGTGATTGGCTGCAGCGG gtgtGGTCTGTCAGGGCAGGTGTCTGACCGGGCGCCCCAGCCTCTGTCTCTGGGAGatgtgtctgtccatctgtctgctgAAGTGAAGGCTATAGGCTCAGAGACAGAGCGAGTGGGCCCCCTGGAGGAGCTCGCCATGAGGGCCCTGCACAGCATGTACAGTGGACAGCCACTCAGAG agCGGAGTCTGCTGCCACCCTTCCTGTTACCCAGAAGCCTTCTGGACCTGCTCCAATGCCCCCTGGGACATTGTCACCGCTGCAGTCAGCCCATGTTTACCATCATATACCCCAAACTGTTCCCCCTCAGAGAGACCGCCCTGGCTGGGGTACACCGCAG aACCACAGTGAGTTTCGTGGCCTACTGCTGTTCCAGTCAGTGTGTTCAGACATTTGATCTACAGCAATGA
- the LOC115203674 gene encoding leucine-rich repeat-containing protein 28 isoform X3, whose amino-acid sequence MASELQEAICMAKQERHKNLFLNYRNLNNFPVEMLKDEGLQFLQRLYMKRNSLTTLPDNLAQKLPNLIELYLHSNNITYVPEAIGNLSRLQSLDLSDNALQVICPEIGRLRSLRHLRLANNQLKCLPPEIGALCDLETLDVSRNVLVCLPERLHQCLSLQCLTADRNNLTSFPRQLCQLHSLNELSMAANQLTSLPLDLGRSRELQFVFVDNNVHLKGLPSYLYNKVIGCSGCGLSGQVSDRAPQPLSLGDVSVHLSAEVKAIGSETERVGPLEELAMRALHSMYSGQPLRERSLLPPFLLPRSLLDLLQCPLGHCHRCSQPMFTIIYPKLFPLRETALAGVHRSHHLLLWSPG is encoded by the exons ATGGCGTCTGAGCTGCAGGAAGCGATCTGCATGGCGAAACAGGAGCGTCACAAGAACCTGTTCCTCAACTACAGGAACCTGAACAACTTCCCCGTGGAGATGCTGAAGGATGAAGGACTACAGTTCCTACAGAGACTTTATATGAAGAGGAACTCTCTCACCACGCTG CCGGATAATCTAGCACAGAAACTCCCCAACTTAATAGAGCT GTATCTGCATTCCAACAATATAACCTATGTTCCTGAAG CTATAGGTAACCTGTCCAGGCTGCAGTCTTTAGACCTGAGTGACAACGCTCTGCAAGTCATCTGTCCAGAGATCGGCAGGCTGAGGTCCCTACGACACCTGAGACTGGCCAACAACCAGCTGAAATGCCTGCCTCCAG agattGGAGCCCTGTGTGACCTAGAGACCCTGGATGTCAGTAGaaatgtgttggtgtgtctcccagAGCGGCTGCACCAGTGTCTGTCTCTCCAGTGTCTCACTGCTGACAGGAACAACCTGACCAGCTTCCCCAGACAGCTCTGCCAGCTCCACAGCCTCAACGAGCTCAGTATGGCTGCTAACCAACTCACCTCTCTACCCCTAG ATTTGGGTCGTTCCAGAGAGCTGCAGTTTGTGTTTGTTGACAACAACGTCCACCTCAAAGGCCTTCCTTCATACCTGTACAACAAGGTGATTGGCTGCAGCGG gtgtGGTCTGTCAGGGCAGGTGTCTGACCGGGCGCCCCAGCCTCTGTCTCTGGGAGatgtgtctgtccatctgtctgctgAAGTGAAGGCTATAGGCTCAGAGACAGAGCGAGTGGGCCCCCTGGAGGAGCTCGCCATGAGGGCCCTGCACAGCATGTACAGTGGACAGCCACTCAGAG agCGGAGTCTGCTGCCACCCTTCCTGTTACCCAGAAGCCTTCTGGACCTGCTCCAATGCCCCCTGGGACATTGTCACCGCTGCAGTCAGCCCATGTTTACCATCATATACCCCAAACTGTTCCCCCTCAGAGAGACCGCCCTGGCTGGGGTACACCGCAG tCATCATCTCCTCCTCTGGTCTCCTGGATGA